A window from Podospora bellae-mahoneyi strain CBS 112042 chromosome 1 map unlocalized CBS112042p_1, whole genome shotgun sequence encodes these proteins:
- the MEP1 gene encoding low affinity high capacity ammonium permease (COG:P; EggNog:ENOG503NVB7), translating into MSDSTSEAAPASTPLHSARDNLNEPFNAGDQAYILVSSGMVLLMIPGIAFLYSGLARRKSALSQIWVVMMSFSVIVFQWYFWGYSLALSPTATNGFIGNLDRFGLRNALGDESPGSPFIPELLYSFYQMQFAAVTAALVIGATAERGRVIPGMVFTFFWATLVYCPLAYWAWGAEGWAFKWGVFDYAGGGPVEIGSGVSALAYSWVLGRRNEKMMLNFRPHNISLITLGTILLWFGWLGFNGGSAFGANLRAAMACWNTCLTAMFAAMTWCLLDFRLAKKWSLVGWCSGTISGLVAATPASGVITPWASVLLGVVTGVACNFGTKIKFYLRIDDALDVFAEHAIGGIVGLIFNAFFAADYIIGLDGINLGVQGGFLNGNWAQLYKQIVYILAGCGYTFVVSALIAKAIDLVPGLHLRASTEAELLGMDDDQHGEFAYDYVEVRRDYLAWTPAEKEQRADGDVVVPQHGITGHQEMATRSSAPPTPPSEPATAVGKEEKVSGSATD; encoded by the exons ATGTCCGACTCAACTTCCGAGGCGGCTCCGGCCTCGACGCCGCTCCATTCCG CGAGGGATAACCTCAACGAACCCTTCAATGCCGGTGACCAAGCTTATATCCTCGTGTCGTCTGGCATGGTCCTGCTGATGATTCCCGGCATCGCCTTCCTCTACTCCGGCCTCGCTCGCAGAAAGTCGGCCTTGTCGCAAATATGGGTCGTCATGATGTCTTTCAGTGTCATTGTCTTCCAATGGTATTTCTGGGGTTATTCACTGGCCCTCAGCCCGACCGCCACCAACGGCTTCATTGGCAACCTCGACAGATTTGGCCTCCGCAACGCGTTGGGTGATGAGTCTCCGGGCTCCCCCTTCATTCCCGAGCTGCTGTACTCGTTTTACCAG ATGCAATTCGCTGCTGTTACTGCTGCCCTCGTGATCGGTGCTACTGCTGAGCGTGGTCGCGTCATTCCCGGCATGGTCTTTACTTTCTTCTGGGCTACTCTCGTCTACTGCCCTCTTGCGTACTGGGCCTGGGGCGCCGAAGGCTGGGCTTTCAAGTGGGGTGTTTTCGACTACGCTGGTGGCGGTCCCGTCGAGATTGGTTCGGGTGTTTCCGCTTTGGCCTACTCTTGGGTGCTCGGGCGCCGCAACGAGAAGATGATGCTCAACTTCCGTCCCCACAACATCTCGCTCATTACTCTCGGCACTATCCTTCTTTGGTTCGGATGGCTCGGTTTCAACGGCGGCTCTGCTTTCGGCGCCAACCTCCGCGCTGCCATGGCCTGCTGGAACACCTGCTTGACTGCCATGTTCGCCGCCATGACTTGGTGCCTTCTCGATTTCCGCCTTGCCAAGAAGTGGTCGCTCGTCGGCTGGTGCTCCGGCACCATCTCTGGTCTCGTCGCCGCCACTCCCGCTTCAGGTGTCATCACTCCCTGGGCCAGTGTTTTGCTTGGTGTCGTTACTGGCGTTGCCTGCAACTTTGGCACCAAGATCAAGTTCTACCTCCGCATTGATGATGCTCTCGATGTGTTCGCCGAACACGCCATCGGTGGTATCGTCGGTCTTATTTTCAacgccttcttcgccgccgaCTACATCATCGGCCTGGATGGCATCAACTTGGGCGTTCAGGGTGGCTTCCTCAACGGCAACTGGGCTCAGCTCTACAAGCAGATTGTCTACATCCTTGCCGGCTGCGGCTATACCTTTGTCGTCTCGGCTCTCATCGCCAAGGCCATCGACCTCGTTCCCGGCCTTCACCTCCGTGCTTCCACCGAGGCTGAGCTTCTCGGCATGGATGACGACCAGCACGGAGAGTTCGCCTACGACTACGTCGAGGTCCGCCGTGACTACCTTGCCTGGACTCCtgctgagaaggagcagaGAGCTGATGGCGATGTTGTCGTCCCTCAGCACGGCATCACCGGGCATCAAGAGATGGCCACTCGCTCCAGcgcccctcccacacccccctcagAGCCCGCTACTGCTGtcgggaaggaggagaaggtgtcCGGGTCTGCGACTGATTAG
- the TCB2 gene encoding Tricalbin-2 (COG:U; EggNog:ENOG503NU87) — MATAVAAAELKQQGAIEAAQDPDSKVTADDAQQKIVEESRRAGVTAFTFNPDASPEEKKAQAQAAIPEGFHRNPGGVAIASDLDTDSKSVIDLPTPSKAGALEVVKAENGKVIVGGHVEEDEDDWWEKTGWEPRFGWPAESSLEGESMLDHQTLLETQIPEKFFGDWYHNAAVIAFACLSSWLVAVLGGGLAWVFIIGAACSTYYRTSLRRVRRNFRDDITRELALKKLETDNESVEWINSFLVKFWPIYQPVLAQTVISSVDQVLSNATPAFLDSLKLKTFTLGSKPPRMEHVKTYPKAEDDIIIMDWMFSFTPNDTADMTSRQLKNKVNPKVVLEIRIGKAMVSKGLDVIVEDMAFSGLMRLKIKLQIPFPHVEKIEMSFLERPTIDYVCKPLGGETFGFDINFIPGLETFIMEQIHGTLAPMMYAPNVFPIEVAKMLAGTPVDQAIGVLAVTLHGAQGLKNTDKFAGTPDPYVQLSLNRRQVLAQTKVIKENANPRWNETHYIIITSFNDSLDFDIFDFNDFRKDKRIAQVSFPLENVEEVWEHENERLELTNDGKARGVLFSDIRFFPVLEPKKLEDGSLEPAPESNQGILRFTVEQAKELDGGKSMIGQLNPYATLTLNGKAVHTTKKLKRTNNPVWGENGSKEFLITDKTHAKLGVVIKDDRDIAGDQTVGNYQIKLEDMLELMEKGQDWYNLAGTKTGRVKMQAQWRPVAISGIATGSGGYVTPIGVLRLHFKHARNLRNVEALGKSDPYVRVVMSGIEKARTVTFKNNLNPDFDEVLYIPVHSARERLQLEVMDSENVGKDRSLGLTEISSGDYMVQGELGEWLVHDEKKEHEDGLRIHNKGTPKGTLTYTVAFYPTLNIADPEEEAEKEKKRLEEEKEAADEEKEEGKESDASSGLDVPRSTEAGKFSADLKEPATPLTPKTPGTPLSATFSSRRSHENREPPKVYLTPQELLKKESGLIIFKLMEADLPKSQTRIEVFVDDMAFPSYTSSVAKKSKTTFDEIGDCFIRELEFSKLTIKVSEKTDSKEGKKERVLARLTGNTLDTLKQCLNNPTVLKLKDDDGNVYSIQVSLKYVPVQMTLDPSESINNMGNLRVDVLDAQNLPSADSNGKSDPYCKFELNGVEVFKTKTVKKTLNPEWKEFFTIPIPSRTAAKFKATVWDWDFADKPDFLGAADINLEQLEPFRGQQFTYTLDGKSGTLRLRLLFTPDYVTRTRQGTSTLTGTFSVPGRIVTGVAGVPLKGGAAVGHGVAKGASFLKRGFRSATGRRDDDDEESVSSADIPIITTNGPDSGPGGGLKRSGGLSFPEVIPEAPPSPPGDKTAGFANGAGGLTLHHTRTRSVGASSVHSAIYPGASSGTATFNVVSATGFPPSADVYVIITQTKDGKTKQVGKTKHRKSSSATIKFDETFKIQCTPDAQFKVEAKEHHTFGSDDPLGETLYFVDETNSGQEKQLSIGSGSVWIRSSFVPTEEKGLPDSPKSTSGIRRSFLSKKDLKVPGSSGS; from the exons ATGGCGACTGCGGTTGCTGCCGCGGAGCTTAAGCAGCAGGGAGCTATCGAGGCTGCTCAGGATCCAGACAGTAAGGTCACCGCTGATGACGCCCAACAAAAAATTGTCGAGGAAAGTCGACGAGCTGGCGTGACGGCCTTCACATTCAACCCTGACGCCAGcccggaggagaagaaggcgcaAGCTCAAGCT GCTATACCAGAAGGTTTCCACCGAAACCCAGGTGGTGTCGCCATCGCATCGGATCTTGATACTGACAGTAAGTCTGTCATCGACCTTCCCACACCGTCCAAGGCTGGCGCACTCGAGGTGGTCAAGGCCGAAAATGGCAAGGTCATTGTTGGTGgtcatgttgaggaggacgaagacgacTGGTGGGAGAAGACCGGTTGGGAACCCAGGTTTGGGTGGCCGGCTGAGTCGAGTCTCGAGGGTGAGAGCATGCTCGACCATCAGACATTACTAGAGACTCAGATTCCTGAGAAGTTCTTTGGAG ACTGGTATCACAACGCCGCTGTCATTGCTTTTGCCTGCTTGTCCTcgtggctggtggctgttcttggtggtggtctcgcCTGGGTATTCATCATTGGCGCAGCTTGCTCAACTTATTACCGCACCTCTCTGCGCCGCGTGCGCCGGAATTTCAGGGACGACATCACTCGTGAACTTgcgctcaagaagctcgaaACCGATAACGAATCTGTCGAATGGATTAACTCTTTCTTGGTCAAGTTCTGGCCCATCTACCAGCCAGTCCTTGCCCAGACCGTTATCAGTTCTGTCGATCAAGTTCTCAGCAATGCGACCCCTGCCTTTTTGGACAGCTTGAAGCTCAAGACTTTTACCTTGGGTTCGAAGCCGCCGAGAATGGAACATGTGAAGACGTATcccaaggccgaggatgatATTATCATTATGGACTGGATGTTCAGCTTCACCCCCAACGATACCGCCGATATGACTTCCCGCCAGCTCAAAAACAAGGTGAACCCCAAGGTTGTGCTTGAGATCAGAATCGGAAAGGCCATGGTCAGCAAGGGTTTGGATGTTATTGTCGAGGACATGGCTTTCAGCGGTTTGATGCGTCTCAAGATCAAGCTGCAGATCCCTTTCCCCCACGTCGAGAAGATTGAGATGTCTTTCCTGGAGAGGCCGACCATCGATTACGTCTGCAAGcctcttggtggtgagacgTTTGGTTTCGACATCAACTTCATTCCCGGTTTGGAGACCTTCATTATGGAGCAGATCCACGGCACTCTCGCCCCGATGATGTATGCGCCCAATGTTTTCCCCATCGAAGTCGCCAAGATGCTCGCCGGTACTCCTGTCGATCAGGCCATCGGTGTTCTCGCTGTTACTCTTCACGGTGCTCAAGGCCTCAAGAACACCGACAAGTTTGCCGGTACCCCTGATCCCTATGTTCAGCTCTCTTTGAACAGGAGACAGGTGCTCGCCCAGACCAAGGTTATCAAGGAGAACGCCAACCCCCGCTGGAACGAGACTCACTACATCATTATCACTTCTTTCAATGACTCGCTCGACTTTGACATCTTTGATTTCAACGATTTCCGCAAGGACAAGAGGATTGCCCAGGTTTCTTTCCCTCTCGAGAACGTCGAGGAGGTTTGGGAGCACGAGAACGAAAGATTGGAACTCACCAACGATGGCAAGGCAAGAGGGGTTTTGTTTTCCGATATCCGGTTCTTCCCTGTCTTGGAGCCTAAGAAGCTCGAGGACGGTAGCCTGGAGCCGGCTCCCGAGTCTAACCAGGGTATCTTGCGCTTCACGGTTGAGCAGGCCAAGGAACTTGATGGTGGCAAGAGCATGATCGGCCAACTCAACCCCTACGCGACTCTCACATTGAATGGAAAGGCGGTCCACACTACCAAGAAGCTGAAGCGCACCAACAATCCTGTTTGGGGCGAAAATGGCTCCAAGGAATTCCTCATCACCGACAAAACGCATGCCAAGCTTGGTGTGGTTATCAAGGATGACCGTGACATTGCCGGAGATCAGACTGTTGGAAACTACCAGATCAAGCTGGAAGACATGCTCGAACTGATGGAAAAGGGACAGGATTGGTACAATCTTGCTGGTACAAAGACTGGCCGTGTCAAGATGCAGGCTCAATGGAGGCCCGTGGCCATCTCGGGTATTGCGACTGGCAGTGGCGGCTACGTAACACCCATTGGTGTTTTGCGCCTTCACTTCAAGCATGCCAGGAACCTTCGTAATGTCGAGGCTCTTGGCAAGTCTGACCCGTACGTGCGCGTGGTCATGTCGGGCATTGAGAAGGCCCGTACTGTCACGTTCAAGAACAACCTTAATCCCGACTTCGACGAGGTTCTCTACATCCCCGTACACTCGGCGAGAGAGCGCCTCCAGCTTGAGGTCATGGACTCTGAGAACGTGGGCAAAGACCGCAGCCTTGGTCTGACGGAGATCTCCTCCGGTGACTACATGGTTCAGGGTGAGCTTGGCGAGTGGCTTGTTCacgacgagaagaaggagcacGAGGATGGCCTGCGTATCCACAACAAGGGCACACCCAAGGGCACCCTCACTTACACTGTCGCCTTCTATCCTACTCTCAACATTGCCGAtcccgaggaagaggccgagaaggagaagaagaggcttgaggaggaaaaggaagcagcagatgaggagaaggaagaaggaaaggaaTCCGATGCCTCGTCTGGTCTGGATGTTCCTCGCTCTACCGAGGCCGGCAAGTTCTCGGCTGACCTTAAGGAGCCAGCGACGCCTCTCACGCCCAAGACCCCCGGTACTCCCCTCTCGGCGACATTCTCCTCCCGGAGATCGCATGAGAACAGAGAGCCCCCCAAGGTCTACCTTACACCCCaggagctgctcaagaagGAGTCTGGTCTTATCATATTCAAGCTCATGGAGGCCGATTTGCCCAAGAGTCAGACCCGCATCGAGGTCTTTGTAGACGACATGGCCTTCCCTTCATATACCTCTTCGGTTGCCAAGAAGTCAAAGACGACTTTTGACGAGATTGGCGACTGCTTCATTCGTGAACTGGAGTTCTCCAAGTTGACCATCAAGGTGTCGGAGAAGACGGACAGCAAGGAGGGAAAAAAGGAACGAGTCCTGGCCCGTCTTACCGGAAATACTCTTGATACGCTCAAGCAATGCTTG AACAACCCAACGGTGCTCAAGCtgaaggatgatgatggaaacGTGTATTCCATCCAGGTCAGCCTCAAGTATGTGCCAGTGCAGATGACACTCGACCCCAGCGAGAGCATCAATAACATGGGTAATCTCCGGGTCGATGTGTTGGACGCCCAGAACCTGCCATCTGCCGACTCGAACGGCAAGAGCGACCCTTATTGCAAGTTTGAGCTCAACGGCGTGGAAGTGTTCAAGACCAAGACGGTCAAGAAGACGCTCAATCCCGAGTGGAAGGAGTTCTTCACGATTCCAATCCCCTCGAGAACGGCGGCCAAGTTCAAGGCGACTgtttgggattgggatttTGCTGACAAGCCTGACTTCCTCGGCGCTGCTGACATTAACCTTGAGCAGCTCGAGCCATTCAGGGGCCAGCAGTTCACTTACACTCTGGACGGAAAGTCGGGCACCCTGCGGCTCCGTCTGCTCTTCACGCCAGACTACGTCACCAGGACAAGACAGGGCACTTCAACCCTCACTGGTACCTTCTCGGTGCCAGGCAGAATCGTTACTGGTGTGGCTGGCGTGCCTCTCAAGGGCGGTGCCGCTGTGGGCCATGGTGTTGCCAAGGGTGCCTCTTTCTTGAAGCGCGGGTTCCGCAGTGCTACGGGCAGaagggatgatgatgatgaagagtcTGTCAGCTCGGCCGacattcccatcatcactacCAATGGCCCCGACTCAGGGCCCGGCGGCGGACTGAAGAGATCAGGCGGTCTTTCATTCCCCGAGGTTATCCCAGAGGCACCACCAAGCCCTCCTGGTGACAAGACTGCCGGGTTTGCCAACGGCGCGGGCGGTCTCACCCTTCATCACACAAGAACCAGGAGTGTAGGTGCCTCTTCGGTGCACAGTGCCATTTACCCTGGAGCGTCTTCTGGCACTGCCACCTTCAATGTCGTTTCCGCCACCGGCTTCCCTCCGTCGGCGGATGTCTACGTCATCATCACGCAGACCAAGGACGGCAAGACCAAACAGGTCGGCAAAACCAAGCATCGCAAGTCGTCTAGTGCCACGATCAAATTCGATGAGACGTTCAAGATCCAGTGCACTCCAGACGCTCAGTTCAAGGTAGAGGCCAAGGAGCACCACACCTTCGGTAGCGACGACCCGCTTGGCGAGACTCTCTACTTTGTGGATGAGACCAACTCTGGTCAGGAGAAGCAGCTGTCGATTGGTTCTGGGTCTGTCTGGATCAGGAGCTCATTCGTTCCGACTGAGGAGAAGGGTCTGCCAGACAGCCCCAAGTCTACGTCGGGGATCAGGAGGAGTTTTCTGAGCAAAAAGGACCTGAAGGTGCCGGGCTCTTCGGGGTCATGA
- a CDS encoding uncharacterized protein (COG:T; EggNog:ENOG503NVMT) produces the protein MDQADIPALLSRLASDEDAARKMAVFKLQSSINDPAFADVFISSGGLVILRRLIMTTGGNTLAYSLQSLSRLLEVDMGWDIFEGAGAGELVERVVELVVTNPLVNILRGAMSILVGVVGHQPGQGQKGGVVPGTFGFRALKPAVAVYPQFFELVIQQLQSADHALCANALGLINALVRDAVVNDVASGTVAAGGAKGGTAAGGGRIGDLGLIKAVYNLLQSSSLQDLAHPLLEFQGLTKVLLRKWREVRVDLERPEHRRALKGLHLASAPDRRHVNGVAGGVVVPIPPQQEEGTAGQSGTATTTTTTRKTSRKHNPEKWRRLGFETESPAAEFETAGFLGMMDLTDYVRKNEDGFQKLLLEQSTHPLNERCPVARASLAVTMILYDHFEVDKSDLEDIRGYLALNDGKNNDRLFKPLLLQWSRLHTAGLHAFFRMWKATGAQREDFDKVAELVRILIEQVVGQASRTKDVLEVEDDLQEYDAGRLRELQMELLELSFEDQWGTHLFQVREELKHEALSFVKEQRIRCLLQGSWFTKPMSRNNNAHSRENSYQKRRLYQPWRYAKLSHNRRYLHYADFPERLAYDPGLEALTEKIDLSTISSVVSNVSAPNETEPVADPDAADSPAANSTASRHGAQVHKPTTKITIYSFAEDIPGGSKPESVAGNSTSAVAATSNGEPKEQPILTLFPLNHSLASEWLDGLLMLLNQTPITAETNKLVTLVSEYGLKIRLLNVRLEQMYAGPVPGAGVVPSREGLDEDYFYEI, from the exons ATGGACCAAGCCGACATCCCCGcgctcctctcccgcctcgcCTCGGACGAGGACGCCGCCCGCAAAATGGCCGTCTTCAAGCTCCAATCCAGCATCAACGACCCGGCCTTTGCCGATGTGTTTATATCCTCTGGTGGTCTGGTCATCCTCCGCCGACTGATCATGACAACGGGGGGCAACACCCTCGCTTACTCCCTCCAGTCTCTCTCCCGCCTGTTGGAGGTAGACATGGGCTGGGATATATTCGAGGGTGCCGGGGcgggggagctggtggagagggttgtgGAATTGGTGGTCACGAACCCGTTGGTGAATATCCTGCGAGGGGCGATGAGTATActggtgggagtggtggggcATCAACCTGGACAGGggcaaaaagggggggttgtgcCGGGGACGTTTGGGTTCCGGGCGTTGAAGCCGGCCGTGGCGGTTTATCCACAGTTTTTCGAACTGGTGATTCAGCAGTTGCAGAGTGCGGATCACGCGCTTTGTGCGAATGCTTTGGGGTTGATTAATGCGCTTGTTAGGGATGCGGTGGTTAATGATGTTGCTAGTGGGACGGTGGCTGCCGGGGGGGCAAAAGGGGgaacggcggcggggggggggaggattgga GATCTGGGGTTGATCAAGGCGGTGTATAATTTGTTGCAGAGCTCGAGTTTGCAAGATTTGGCGCACCCGCTGTTGGAGTTTCAGGGGCTGACAAAGGTTTTGCTGAGGAagtggagggaggtgagggttgatCTTGAGAGGCCGGAGCACAGGCGGGCGTTGAAGGGGTTGCATTTGGCGAGTGCGCCGGATCGGAGGCATGTTAATGGGGTTGcggggggtgtggtggtgccgaTTCCGccgcagcaggaggaggggacaGCTGGGCAGTCGGGGACGGCGACTACCACTACCACTACGAGAAAGACGAGCAGGAAGCACAACCCggagaagtggaggaggttggggtttgagACGGAGAGCCCGGCGGCCGAGTTCGAGACGGCGGGGTTTTTGGGCATGATGGATTTGACGGATTATGTGAGGAAGAACGAGGATGGGTTTCAAAAGTTGTTGCTGGAGCAGTCGACGCACCCGCTGAATGAACGATGTCCGGTTGCGAGGGCGAGTTTGGCCGTGACGATGATCTTGTATGATCACTTTGAGGTGGACAAGTCTGACTTGGAGGATATCAGGGGTTATCTGGCTCTGAATGATGGGAAGAACAATGACAGGCTGTTCAagccgctgctgcttcaGTGGTCGAGGCTTCACACAGCGGGGCTGCATGCTTTCTTTCGTATGTGGAAGGCTACGGGGGCGCAGAGGGAGGACTTTGACAAGGTGGCCGAGCTAGTGAGGATTCTCATTGAGCAAGTTGTCGGCCAGGCTAGCAGAACCAAGGACgtgctggaggtggaggatgactTGCAAGAGTACGATGCTGGTCGGTTGAGGGAGTTGCAGATGGAGCTGTTGGAGCTATCATTTGAAGACCAATGGGGCACGCATCTCTTCCAGGTCCGCGAGGAGCTCAAACACGAGGCGCTGTCGTTTGTCAAGGAGCAGCGTATCCGGTGTCTGCTGCAGGGCTCGTGGTTTACCAAGCCCATGtcccgcaacaacaacgcccaCTCGAGAGAAAACAGCTACCAGAAGAGAAGGCTTTATCAGCCCTGGCGGTATGCCAAGCTCTCTCACAACCGGCGCTACCTTCACTATGCCGACTTTCCTGAGCGTCTTGCATATGATCCCGGCCTCGAGGCTCTGACGGAAAAGATTGATCTGAGCACCATCAGCTCTGTCGTGTCGAATGTTTCCGCTCCGAACGAAACAGAGCCGGTGGCAGATCCTGATGCCGCGGATAGCCCGGCTGCCAACTCGACTGCCTCCCGTCATGGCGCGCAAGTCCACAAACCCACGACCAAGATTACGATTTACAGCTTCGCGGAGGACATACCTGGCGGCAGCAAGCCAGAGAGCGTCGCGGGGAACAGCACAAGCGCCGTGGCCGCCACCTCGAACGGGGAACCAAAAGAGCAGCCGATTCTGACGCTGTTCCCGCTGAACCACAGTTTGGCGTCGGAGTGGCTGGACGGGTTGCTCATGTTGTTGAATCAGACGCCGATCACGGCCGAGACGAACAAGCTGGTGACGTTGGTGAGCGAGTACGGGTTGAAGATTAGACTGTTGAATGTGAGGTTGGAGCAGATGTATGCCGGGCCGGTTCctggggcgggggtggtgcctagtcgggaggggttggatgaggatTATTTTTATGAGATTTGA
- a CDS encoding uncharacterized protein (COG:A; EggNog:ENOG503NUI2), translating to MANFLASIFGTEQDKVNCSFYYKIGACRHGDRCSRKHVKPSYSQTILMPNLYQNPAFDPKNRMNPSQLQNHFDAFYEDIWCEMCKYGEIEELVVCDNNNDHLIGNVYARFKYEDSAQKACDDLNSRWYAARPIYCELSPVTDFREACCRLNSGEGCVRGGFCNFIHRKNPSPELERELELSTKKWLKTRPRSRSPTRSPSPEPTRRRY from the coding sequence ATGGCcaacttcctcgcctccatcTTCGGCACCGAACAAGACAAAGTCAACTGCTCCTTCTACTACAAAATCGGCGCCTGCCGCCACGGCGACCGCTGCTCCCGCAAGCACGTCAAACCCTCCTACTCGCAGACAATCCTCATGCCCAACCTCTACCAGAACCCGGCCTTCGACCCGAAGAACAGGATGAACCCTTCCCAGCTCCAGAACCACTTCGACGCCTTCTACGAGGACATCTGGTGCGAGATGTGCAAGTACGGCGAGATCGAGGAGCTCGTCGTTtgcgacaacaacaacgaccacCTCATAGGCAACGTCTACGCCCGCTTCAAGTACGAGGACTCGGCCCAAAAAGCCTGCGACGACCTCAACAGCCGGTGGTACGCCGCCCGCCCCATCTACTGCGAGCTGAGCCCTGTGACGGACTTTAGGGAGGCGTGCTGCAGGTTGAactcgggggaggggtgcgTGAGGGGCGGGTTTTGCAATTTTATTCATCGTAAAAATCCCAGCccggagctggagagggagctggagttgAGCACCAAGAAGTGGTTGAagacgaggccgagaagcaggaGCCCGACCAGATCGCCTAGCCCGGagccgacgaggaggagatacTAG
- a CDS encoding uncharacterized protein (EggNog:ENOG503NZUI; MEROPS:MER0183709; COG:S) has protein sequence MSLFQYFIPDRNNTALIVALTASITTITLVILDKILYPPLPKLLRSPLKTVLPTLPKDELKNLEYKPDTFPGARDVETPYGSIRIYEFGPVTGPKVLFIHGISTPCTTLSKLALSLSNHPSHPCRVMLFDLFGRGFSDNPADLPHDARLYISQILIALASSPISWTGSENAFKLVGYSLGGGIATHFAVSFPDLVRDLVLLAPAGMIRPASFGTLTRKVFTSGVVPRGLLHLATRRRLQRPIRSSTKRGKVTARLQERQDPASRLVQAETADDVGADGEPRTVLERRVLRQVQQQLVVHEGFVDAFMGCLKDGPLMGQEGAYKKLALRGGDEGKTTAIILGEEDELINPGEYEEDLKPLLEGGNVVWEVVKGGHDFPMTWAEEVLGVVYKVWRWE, from the exons ATGAGCCTCTTTCAGTATTTCATACCGGACCGGAACAACACCGCACTCATAGTAGCTCTCAcagcctccatcaccaccatcactctcgtcatcctcgacaAAATCTTATATCCTCCCCTACCTAAACTCCTTCGCTCCCCTCTCAAAACCGtcctcccaaccctccccaaagACGAACTCAAAAACCTAGAATACAAACCCGACACCTTCCCCGGCGCCCGTGATGTCGAGACTCCC TATGGCTCCATCCGCATCTACGAATTCGGCCCCGTCACCGGCCCCAAAGTTCTCTTCATCCACGGCATCTCAACCCCCTGCACAACCCTCTCGAaactcgccctctccctctccaaccacccctcccacccatgCCGGGTAATGCTCTTTGACCTCTTCGGCAGGGGCTTCTCCGACAACCCGGCCGACCTCCCCCACGACGCGAGGCTGTACATCTCCCAAATCCTTATCGCCCTGGCCTCTTCTCCCATATCCTGGACCGGAAGCGAAAACGCCTTCAAGCTGGTGGGGTACTCTCTCGGCGGGGGCATCGCCACCCACTTTGCGGTTTCGTTCCCTGATTTGGTGAGGGATCTGGTGCTGCTTGCCCCGGCGGGGATGATTCGGCCCGCATCGTTTGGGACGTTGACGAGAAAGGTTTTCACTAGTGGCGTTGTGCCGAGGGGGTTGCTGCATTTGGctacgaggaggaggttgcagAGGCCGATTCGGTCGAGCACGAAACGGGGGAAGGTGACGGCCAGGTTGCAGGAGCGGCAGGATCCTGCGTCGAGGCTGGTGCAGGCGGAGACGGCGGATGATGTtggggctgatggggagCCGAGGAcggtgttggagaggagggtatTGAGGCaggtgcagcagcagttgGTGGTTCACGAGGGGTTTGTGGATGCTTTTATGGGTTGTTTGAAGGATGGGCCGTTGATGGGGCAGGAGGGGGCTTATAAGAAATTGgctttgagggggggggatgaggggaagACGACGGCGATCATActcggggaggaggacgagctgATCAATCCGGGGGAGTATGAGGAGGATTTGAAGCCgttgttggaaggggggaatgtggtttgggaggtggtgaagggggggcATGATTTTCCTATGACttgggcggaggaggtgttgggggtcGTTTATAAagtttggaggtgggagtga